The Roseovarius indicus genome has a segment encoding these proteins:
- a CDS encoding serine hydrolase domain-containing protein produces MRTILKWLLRILLAFVLAAVAVGIWKREEITRLLAVNSLFAEEKIVTNFSHMNGAFLTTPVARGETPVTPLPDGPDATLPEDIGTWIDDRTVTSLLVLKNGEVVHESYHQGTGTDDRRISWSMAKSFLSVLLGIVMEEGHIDSLDDPVAKYAPLLKDSAYDGATIRNVLQMTSGVKFDEDYLDYNSDINRMGRVLALGGTMDGFAAGLKERDAEPGERWHYVSIDTHVLGMIIRGATGRDIPSLLSEKVIAPLGLEQPPYYITDGEGVAFVLGGLNMTTRDYARFGLMVEQGGTLDGRRIVSEDWLTESTTPSAPTEPGAIGYGYQWWIPKGAEPGISLARGIYGQYIYIDRARDVVIVTTAADRQFREDGVHDANIAMFRAIAKGL; encoded by the coding sequence ATGCGCACCATTCTGAAATGGCTCCTGCGGATCCTGCTGGCCTTCGTGCTGGCGGCCGTCGCCGTGGGCATCTGGAAGCGAGAGGAGATCACCCGCCTCCTCGCCGTCAACAGCCTCTTCGCCGAAGAGAAGATCGTCACCAACTTCTCGCACATGAACGGCGCCTTCCTGACCACGCCGGTCGCGCGCGGCGAGACGCCCGTCACCCCCCTGCCCGACGGCCCCGACGCCACCCTGCCCGAAGACATCGGCACCTGGATCGACGACCGCACCGTCACCTCGCTCCTCGTCCTCAAGAATGGCGAGGTCGTCCACGAAAGCTACCATCAGGGCACCGGCACCGACGACCGCCGGATCAGCTGGTCGATGGCGAAAAGCTTCCTCTCGGTCCTCCTCGGCATCGTGATGGAGGAAGGCCATATCGACTCCCTCGACGACCCCGTCGCCAAATACGCCCCCCTGCTGAAAGACAGCGCCTATGACGGCGCCACCATCCGCAACGTGCTCCAGATGACCAGCGGCGTGAAATTCGACGAGGATTACCTCGACTACAATTCCGACATCAACCGCATGGGCCGCGTCCTCGCCCTCGGCGGCACGATGGACGGCTTCGCCGCCGGCCTCAAGGAACGCGACGCCGAACCTGGGGAACGCTGGCACTACGTCTCGATCGACACACACGTCCTCGGCATGATCATCCGCGGCGCCACCGGCCGCGACATCCCCTCGCTCCTGTCGGAGAAGGTCATCGCGCCGCTCGGCCTCGAACAGCCGCCCTACTACATCACCGACGGCGAAGGCGTGGCCTTCGTCCTGGGCGGGCTCAACATGACCACCCGCGACTATGCCCGCTTCGGCCTGATGGTCGAACAGGGCGGCACGCTCGACGGCCGCCGCATCGTATCCGAAGACTGGCTGACAGAGTCCACCACCCCCAGCGCCCCCACCGAGCCCGGCGCCATCGGATACGGCTACCAATGGTGGATCCCGAAAGGCGCCGAACCCGGCATCTCCCTCGCCCGCGGCATCTATGGCCAGTACATCTATATCGACCGCGCCCGCGACGTCGTCATCGTCACCACCGCCGCCGACCGGCAGTTCCGCGAAGACGGCGTGCACGACGCCAACATCGCCATGTTCCGCGCCATCGCCAAAGGCCTCTGA
- a CDS encoding antibiotic biosynthesis monooxygenase family protein → MSFIAMNRFKVRAGSEGDFEEVWRSRESRLKEVPGFKEFRLLKGPEGDGYRLYSSHVIWATREDFEAWTKSDAFREAHKNAGQSSTKDALMGPPQFEGFETVLHEG, encoded by the coding sequence ATGAGTTTCATTGCAATGAACCGGTTCAAGGTACGCGCCGGGTCCGAGGGCGATTTCGAAGAGGTCTGGCGCTCGCGCGAAAGCCGCCTGAAAGAGGTGCCGGGCTTCAAGGAGTTCCGCCTGCTGAAAGGTCCCGAGGGCGACGGCTATCGCCTCTATTCCAGCCACGTGATCTGGGCCACCCGCGAAGACTTCGAAGCCTGGACCAAGTCCGACGCCTTCCGCGAGGCCCACAAGAACGCCGGCCAGTCCTCGACCAAGGACGCCCTGATGGGCCCGCCCCAGTTCGAAGGCTTCGAAACCGTCCTGCACGAAGGCTGA
- a CDS encoding DUF2237 family protein: MIEKDPAVNVLGGALAHCSDDPVTGFFRDGHCNTCAEDQGSHTVCALMTAEFLAYSKYVGNDLSTPRPEFGFAGLKPGDQWCLCAARFLQAHDEGCAPQVRLEATHERALDIVPLDVLKQHVPS; this comes from the coding sequence ATGATCGAGAAAGACCCTGCCGTCAACGTGCTCGGCGGCGCGTTGGCCCACTGCTCGGATGATCCCGTCACCGGTTTTTTCCGCGACGGCCACTGCAACACCTGCGCCGAGGACCAGGGCAGCCACACGGTCTGTGCCCTGATGACCGCCGAATTCCTCGCCTATTCCAAGTATGTCGGCAACGACCTCAGCACCCCGCGCCCCGAGTTCGGCTTTGCCGGGCTCAAGCCGGGCGACCAGTGGTGCCTCTGCGCCGCCCGCTTCCTGCAGGCCCATGACGAAGGCTGCGCGCCGCAGGTCCGGCTCGAGGCCACGCATGAACGCGCCCTCGATATCGTGCCGCTCGACGTCCTGAAACAGCACGTCCCGAGCTGA
- a CDS encoding carboxymuconolactone decarboxylase family protein — translation MATVTLITDEEASPEVRAVFDDIRTTRGSDFVNNFWRALAHDPALLKATWDRLKDVMAPGALDPLVKEIVYIAVSASNGCEYCCHSHTASARAKGMTDAMYGELLSVIGMANQTNAVVNAMQVPVDEEFKA, via the coding sequence ATGGCCACCGTTACACTGATCACCGATGAAGAGGCCTCGCCCGAGGTCCGCGCCGTCTTCGACGACATCCGCACCACCCGCGGTTCAGACTTTGTTAACAATTTCTGGCGGGCTCTGGCCCATGACCCCGCGCTCCTCAAGGCGACCTGGGACAGGCTGAAAGACGTGATGGCCCCGGGCGCCCTCGACCCGCTGGTCAAGGAGATCGTCTATATCGCCGTCTCGGCCAGCAATGGCTGCGAATATTGCTGCCATTCCCACACCGCCTCGGCCCGCGCCAAGGGCATGACCGACGCCATGTACGGCGAGCTTCTGTCGGTCATCGGCATGGCCAACCAGACCAACGCCGTGGTCAACGCCATGCAGGTGCCCGTCGACGAGGAATTCAAGGCGTAA
- a CDS encoding slipin family protein, whose product MIDILIRLIEWGAGLTRVTVMENERVLVLRKGRIDTILGPGEHRIRRGKTQLETHDLAYLRFTSDYKDALLRERPDLAETHLTDLRAGEAEVLVVLRDGVPHTVLLPETREVFWADAGPWAVETVAVGDTLAVPTALANRLVRAGLTAAFQATEVDEGHVGMLTVDGVLKGRLAPGTHAFWKLGRRVAVKHVDLRLRTHEVTGQEILTKDRVTIRVNLTAEFRVVDPERAVSAVKDFEEALHRALQLAFRRTLGALTLDRLLAEKVTVDAEAAKAVRAEMARIGLEVGEIALKDVILPGEMREILNRVVAAEKEAEANVIRRREETNATRSLLNTAKVMAENPVMLRLKELEALESIAGKVERLTVHNGTEGLMTDIVRLRDR is encoded by the coding sequence ATGATCGATATACTGATCCGACTGATCGAATGGGGGGCCGGGCTGACCCGGGTCACCGTGATGGAAAACGAGCGTGTGCTGGTGCTGCGCAAGGGGCGGATCGACACGATTCTCGGCCCCGGTGAGCACCGTATCCGGCGCGGCAAGACGCAGCTCGAGACCCATGATCTGGCCTATCTCCGGTTCACGTCCGACTACAAGGATGCGCTTCTGCGGGAGCGGCCGGACCTGGCCGAGACCCACCTGACCGACCTTCGGGCAGGGGAGGCCGAGGTGCTGGTGGTTCTGCGGGACGGGGTGCCGCATACGGTGCTTCTGCCCGAGACCCGCGAGGTTTTCTGGGCCGATGCCGGGCCGTGGGCGGTGGAAACCGTCGCGGTGGGCGACACGCTGGCCGTTCCCACGGCGCTGGCCAACCGGCTGGTGCGGGCGGGGCTGACCGCTGCCTTTCAAGCCACCGAAGTGGACGAGGGGCATGTCGGGATGCTGACGGTGGACGGGGTTCTGAAAGGGCGGCTTGCCCCCGGGACCCACGCCTTCTGGAAGCTGGGCCGGCGCGTGGCGGTCAAGCATGTCGACCTTCGGCTGCGGACCCACGAGGTCACCGGTCAGGAGATCCTGACCAAGGACCGGGTCACCATCCGGGTCAACCTGACCGCCGAGTTCCGGGTTGTTGACCCGGAGCGGGCGGTGAGCGCGGTGAAGGACTTCGAGGAAGCGCTTCACCGGGCGCTGCAGCTGGCCTTCCGGCGGACGCTGGGCGCGCTGACGCTCGACCGGCTGCTGGCGGAAAAGGTGACCGTCGATGCCGAGGCCGCGAAAGCGGTGCGGGCAGAGATGGCGCGTATCGGGCTCGAGGTGGGGGAGATCGCCCTGAAGGACGTGATCCTGCCCGGCGAGATGCGCGAGATCCTGAACCGGGTGGTCGCGGCCGAGAAAGAGGCCGAGGCCAACGTCATCCGGCGGCGGGAAGAGACGAACGCAACGCGGTCGCTTCTGAACACCGCCAAGGTGATGGCCGAGAACCCGGTCATGCTGCGGCTGAAGGAGCTGGAGGCGCTGGAAAGCATCGCCGGCAAGGTCGAGCGGCTGACCGTTCACAACGGGACGGAAGGCCTGATGACCGATATCGTGCGGCTGCGCGACAGGTGA
- the trpB gene encoding tryptophan synthase subunit beta produces MNDLFNSFMTGPDEKGRFGQFGGRFVSETLMPLILELEEQYEKAKTDQSFWDEMNDLWTHYVGRPSPLYYAAGLTEHLGGAKIYLKRDELNHTGAHKINNVLGQILLARRMGKTRIIAETGAGQHGVATATVCAKFGLKCVVYMGAHDVERQRPNVFRMKLLGAEVVPVTSGRGTLKDAMNDALRDWVTNVRDTFYCIGTVAGPHPYPAMVRDFQSIIGKEAKEQMQAAEGRLPDTIIAAIGGGSNAMGLFYPFLDDKEVRIIGVEAGGKGVNDEMEHCASLTGGRPGVLHGNRTYLLQDDDGQILEGYSISAGLDYPGIGPEHSWLHDTGRAEYVAITDKEALEAFQLSCEKEGIIPALEPCHALAHVMKIAPELPADHIICMNMCGRGDKDIFTVAKHLGFGMDEDD; encoded by the coding sequence ATGAACGACCTTTTCAACTCCTTCATGACCGGGCCCGACGAAAAGGGCCGGTTCGGGCAATTCGGCGGGCGTTTCGTGTCGGAAACGCTGATGCCGCTGATCCTGGAACTGGAAGAGCAGTACGAGAAGGCCAAGACCGACCAGTCGTTCTGGGACGAGATGAATGACTTGTGGACCCATTACGTCGGCCGCCCCAGCCCGCTTTATTATGCGGCCGGGCTGACCGAGCACCTGGGCGGGGCGAAGATCTATCTCAAGCGGGACGAGCTGAACCATACCGGGGCGCACAAGATCAACAACGTGCTGGGGCAGATCCTGCTGGCGCGGCGGATGGGCAAGACCCGGATCATCGCCGAGACGGGCGCCGGGCAGCATGGCGTGGCGACGGCGACGGTCTGTGCCAAGTTCGGGCTGAAATGCGTGGTCTACATGGGCGCGCATGACGTGGAACGGCAGCGGCCCAACGTGTTCCGGATGAAGCTTCTGGGCGCCGAGGTGGTGCCGGTGACCTCCGGGCGGGGCACGCTGAAGGACGCGATGAACGATGCGCTGCGCGACTGGGTGACCAACGTGCGCGACACGTTCTACTGCATCGGCACGGTGGCGGGGCCGCACCCCTATCCGGCGATGGTGCGCGACTTCCAGTCGATCATCGGCAAGGAAGCCAAGGAACAGATGCAGGCCGCCGAAGGTCGGCTGCCCGACACGATCATCGCCGCGATCGGCGGCGGGTCGAACGCGATGGGGCTGTTCTACCCGTTCCTCGACGACAAGGAGGTACGGATCATCGGCGTCGAGGCCGGCGGCAAGGGCGTGAATGACGAGATGGAGCATTGTGCCAGCCTGACCGGCGGGCGGCCGGGGGTGCTGCATGGCAACCGGACCTACCTGCTGCAGGACGATGACGGGCAGATCCTGGAAGGCTATTCGATTTCGGCCGGTCTCGATTACCCGGGGATCGGGCCGGAGCACAGCTGGCTGCACGACACCGGCCGGGCCGAATACGTGGCGATCACCGACAAGGAGGCGCTGGAGGCGTTCCAGCTCAGCTGCGAGAAGGAGGGGATCATCCCCGCGCTCGAGCCCTGTCACGCGCTGGCGCATGTGATGAAGATCGCGCCGGAGCTGCCGGCAGATCACATCATCTGCATGAACATGTGCGGGCGGGGCGACAAGGACATCTTCACCGTCGCCAAGCATCTTGGCTTCGGGATGGACGAGGACGACTGA
- a CDS encoding class I SAM-dependent DNA methyltransferase, translating to MKSEDLDGVYGAKNPDEARTLYDDWSGSYDADNLAKGFRLPALGAGLLASYIGRTKGPILDAGCGTGLVGETLMVMGYMHVFGCDISKEMMALADKTGAYSGFEQADMGTKLPYADDHFAGFVCVGSFGPGHAPASTLTHLARVTRPGGYGVFNLLEHSYVDQGFPPVMEKLAADGVWEVAHVTPPFLPFLLGEPDLWSRAYVVKML from the coding sequence ATGAAAAGCGAGGATCTCGATGGCGTCTACGGCGCCAAGAACCCCGACGAAGCCCGCACGCTCTATGACGACTGGTCGGGCAGCTATGACGCCGACAACCTTGCCAAGGGGTTCCGCCTTCCGGCGCTGGGGGCGGGCCTTCTGGCCAGCTATATCGGGCGCACCAAGGGGCCGATCCTCGACGCGGGCTGCGGCACCGGGCTGGTGGGCGAAACGCTGATGGTGATGGGTTACATGCATGTCTTCGGCTGCGACATCTCGAAGGAGATGATGGCGCTGGCCGACAAGACCGGCGCCTATTCCGGGTTCGAGCAGGCCGATATGGGCACCAAGCTGCCCTATGCCGACGACCATTTCGCAGGCTTCGTCTGCGTCGGGTCCTTCGGGCCCGGCCACGCGCCGGCCTCGACGCTTACGCACCTGGCACGGGTCACGCGGCCCGGGGGCTATGGCGTCTTCAACCTGCTCGAACATTCCTATGTGGATCAGGGCTTTCCGCCGGTGATGGAGAAGCTCGCCGCCGACGGTGTCTGGGAGGTGGCCCATGTCACGCCGCCCTTCCTGCCATTCCTTCTGGGCGAGCCGGACCTGTGGTCGCGCGCCTACGTGGTGAAGATGCTCTGA
- a CDS encoding phosphoribosylanthranilate isomerase, with protein MPSDIRVKICGLTDPADIPAAIVAGASYLGFNFFPKSPRYLDLEAAAFMATSVPVGVGKVGLTVDADDATLDLLTTSVPLDFLQLHGKESPARVSEVKARYGLPVIKVVGISGPEDVTQIDFYGKVADQILVDAKPPKGADRPGGNAVAFDWKLIAGRRWPVPWMLAGGLNPDNVAEAIRLTGARQVDVASGVESAPGVKDADLMRAFIENARA; from the coding sequence ATGCCGTCAGACATCAGGGTCAAGATCTGCGGGCTCACCGACCCCGCCGACATTCCCGCCGCGATCGTGGCGGGCGCGTCCTATCTTGGCTTCAACTTCTTTCCCAAATCCCCCCGCTATCTCGACCTCGAGGCCGCGGCCTTCATGGCGACCTCGGTGCCCGTGGGCGTGGGCAAGGTGGGCCTGACGGTCGATGCCGATGACGCGACGCTCGATCTTCTGACCACCAGCGTACCGCTCGACTTCCTGCAGCTGCACGGCAAGGAAAGCCCGGCGCGGGTGTCGGAGGTCAAGGCACGCTACGGGCTGCCGGTGATCAAGGTCGTCGGCATTTCCGGGCCCGAGGACGTGACCCAGATCGACTTCTATGGAAAGGTCGCCGACCAGATCCTTGTCGACGCCAAGCCGCCGAAAGGGGCCGACCGGCCCGGCGGCAATGCGGTGGCCTTCGACTGGAAGCTGATCGCCGGGCGCCGCTGGCCGGTGCCGTGGATGCTGGCCGGCGGGCTCAACCCGGATAACGTGGCCGAGGCCATCCGCCTGACCGGCGCGCGGCAGGTCGATGTCGCCTCGGGCGTGGAAAGCGCGCCGGGCGTCAAGGATGCCGACCTGATGCGCGCCTTTATCGAAAATGCACGGGCCTGA
- a CDS encoding lipopolysaccharide assembly protein LapA domain-containing protein, which yields MRYIRYASIAIFAIALILIALANREFVTVQVLPTEIAHLAALNPAYDMPLFLVMFGGVLAGLIIGFIWEWIREAGERAAAARQAREMERLKAEVKRLKGERHQGKDEVLALLDEAS from the coding sequence ATGCGATATATCCGCTATGCCTCGATTGCGATCTTCGCAATCGCCCTGATCCTTATTGCGCTTGCCAACCGCGAGTTCGTGACGGTGCAGGTCCTGCCCACCGAGATCGCCCATCTAGCCGCGCTGAACCCGGCCTATGACATGCCGCTGTTCCTGGTGATGTTCGGCGGCGTCCTGGCCGGCCTGATCATCGGCTTCATCTGGGAATGGATCCGCGAGGCCGGCGAACGCGCCGCCGCCGCCCGCCAGGCGCGCGAGATGGAGCGGCTCAAGGCCGAGGTGAAGCGCCTCAAGGGCGAACGCCACCAGGGCAAGGATGAAGTGCTGGCACTTCTCGACGAAGCCAGCTAA
- the ihfB gene encoding integration host factor subunit beta, which translates to MIRSELIQKIADENPHLYQRDVERIVNTIFNEITDAMAQGNRVELRGFGAFSVKKRESRTGRNPRTGESVHVEEKHVPFFKTGKLLRDRLNGKA; encoded by the coding sequence ATGATCCGATCGGAACTGATTCAAAAGATTGCCGACGAGAACCCGCATTTGTACCAGCGCGATGTTGAGCGCATCGTTAATACAATTTTCAACGAAATCACCGATGCCATGGCCCAGGGCAACCGGGTCGAGCTGCGCGGCTTCGGTGCGTTCTCGGTGAAGAAGCGCGAATCCCGCACGGGGCGCAATCCGCGCACCGGCGAATCCGTGCATGTCGAAGAAAAACACGTACCGTTCTTCAAGACTGGTAAACTTTTGCGCGACCGCCTGAACGGGAAAGCCTGA
- the rpsA gene encoding 30S ribosomal protein S1, translating to MAQNASMEEFEALLNESFEMDTPEEGSVVKGKVIAIEAGQAIVDVGYKMEGRVDLKEFANPGEAPDISVGDEVEVYLRAAENARGEAVVSREMARREEAWDRLEKAYADDARVEGAIFGRVKGGFTVDLGGAVAFLPGSQVDVRPVRDAGPLMGLKQPFQILKMDRRRGNIVVSRRAILEESRAEQRAEVIGKLSEGDAVDGVVKNITEYGAFVDLGGVDGLLHVTDMAWRRVNHPSEILSIGETVKVQVIKINKETHRISLGMKQLQEDPWDMVAAKYPLESVHTGRVTNITDYGAFVELEPGVEGLVHVSEMSWTKKNVHPGKIVSTSQEVEVMVLEIDQAKRRVSLGLKQTMRNPWEVFAETHPEGTEVEGEVKNITEFGLFIGLPGEIDGMVHLSDLSWDERGEDAIQNYRKGDVVKAVVSEVDVEKERISLSIKALGGDKFAEAVGGVKRGSIITVEVTSIEDGGIEVEYEGMKSFIRRSDLSRDRSEQRPERFSVGDKVDVRVTNIDSKTRRLGLSIKAREIAEEKEAVEQYGSSDSGASLGDILGAALKGDEDK from the coding sequence ATGGCTCAAAACGCATCGATGGAGGAATTCGAAGCCCTCCTCAACGAAAGCTTCGAAATGGACACCCCCGAAGAGGGCTCTGTCGTCAAAGGCAAGGTCATCGCGATTGAAGCGGGCCAGGCCATCGTCGACGTCGGCTACAAGATGGAAGGCCGCGTTGACCTGAAAGAATTCGCAAATCCCGGTGAAGCGCCCGACATCTCCGTCGGCGACGAGGTCGAGGTCTATCTGCGCGCGGCCGAGAACGCCCGCGGTGAAGCGGTCGTCAGCCGCGAGATGGCCCGCCGCGAGGAAGCCTGGGACCGTCTGGAAAAAGCCTATGCCGACGACGCCCGTGTCGAAGGCGCGATCTTCGGCCGTGTCAAAGGTGGCTTCACCGTCGACCTCGGCGGCGCCGTGGCCTTCCTGCCCGGTTCGCAAGTTGACGTTCGCCCCGTGCGCGACGCCGGCCCGCTGATGGGCCTCAAGCAGCCCTTCCAGATCCTGAAAATGGATCGCCGCCGCGGCAACATCGTTGTCTCGCGCCGCGCCATCCTCGAAGAAAGCCGCGCCGAACAGCGCGCCGAGGTCATCGGCAAGCTGTCCGAAGGCGATGCGGTCGACGGCGTGGTCAAGAACATCACCGAATATGGCGCCTTCGTCGATCTCGGCGGTGTCGACGGCCTGCTGCACGTCACCGACATGGCCTGGCGCCGCGTCAACCACCCCTCCGAGATCCTGTCGATCGGCGAGACCGTCAAGGTCCAGGTCATCAAGATCAACAAGGAAACCCACCGTATCAGCCTCGGCATGAAGCAGTTGCAGGAAGATCCGTGGGATATGGTGGCGGCCAAGTACCCGCTGGAATCGGTTCACACCGGCCGCGTGACCAACATCACCGACTACGGCGCGTTCGTCGAGCTGGAGCCGGGTGTCGAAGGTCTGGTGCACGTCTCGGAAATGTCCTGGACCAAGAAGAACGTGCATCCCGGCAAGATCGTCTCCACCTCGCAAGAGGTCGAGGTCATGGTGCTCGAGATCGACCAGGCGAAACGCCGTGTGTCGCTCGGCCTCAAGCAGACCATGCGCAACCCCTGGGAAGTCTTCGCGGAAACCCACCCCGAAGGCACCGAGGTCGAGGGCGAGGTCAAGAACATCACCGAATTCGGTCTCTTCATCGGCCTGCCGGGCGAGATCGACGGGATGGTCCACCTCTCCGACCTCAGCTGGGACGAGCGTGGCGAAGACGCGATCCAGAACTATCGCAAGGGCGATGTCGTCAAGGCCGTTGTGTCTGAAGTCGACGTCGAGAAAGAGCGTATCTCGCTCTCGATCAAGGCCCTGGGCGGCGACAAGTTCGCCGAAGCCGTGGGCGGCGTGAAGCGCGGCTCGATCATCACCGTCGAGGTCACCTCGATCGAGGATGGCGGCATCGAGGTGGAATACGAAGGCATGAAATCCTTCATCCGCCGCTCCGACCTGTCGCGTGACCGCTCCGAGCAGCGCCCCGAGCGTTTCTCGGTCGGTGACAAGGTCGACGTGCGCGTCACCAACATCGACAGCAAGACCCGCCGTCTTGGTCTCTCGATCAAGGCCCGCGAGATCGCCGAAGAGAAGGAAGCGGTCGAACAGTATGGCAGCTCCGACTCGGGCGCCTCGCTGGGCGACATCCTCGGCGCCGCGCTGAAAGGCGACGAAGACAAGTAA